A genomic stretch from Coregonus clupeaformis isolate EN_2021a chromosome 23, ASM2061545v1, whole genome shotgun sequence includes:
- the LOC121536680 gene encoding pre-mRNA-processing factor 40 homolog A-like isoform X1 — translation MSSDGNNGQSQAPSFAGVPPSGMPPPFMGPPGMLPHYPPMGMPPMGQRPPNMAPMPPGMMPPGMMPPMGGPPMGQMPGMMPPMMPGMMMPPRMPAATMQPTGPPGVDTAVTAVPGTVGTTNGSPQDDQPKNKSVWTEHKSLDGKTYYYNTETKQSSWEKPDDLKSPAEQMLSKCPWKEYKSDNGKAYYYNSQTKESRWTKPKELEDLEAMIKAEENGMSEVGAPGTVITPTLQLDSAVAMATMMMEMPAMMPATTVSVEQMSLVPMHVAEVNTDSPVNSTEDVAGVEVSASNDASKEERPELVKKTYKWNTKEEAKQAFKELLKEKGVSSNASWEQAMKMIINDPRYSALPKLSEKKQAFNAYKVQTEKEEKEEARIKYKESKETYQRFLESHEKMTSTTRYKKAEQMFAELDVWSTVPERDRLEIYEDVLFYLAKKEKEQAKQLRKRNWEALKNILDNMANVTYRTTWSEAQQYLLDNPTFAEDEELQNMDKEDALICFEEHIRALEKEEEDEKQKTLLRERRRQRKNRESFQKFLDELHDNGQLHSMSAWMEMYPTVSSDIRFANMLGQPVYGVYSAGSTPLDLFKFYVEDLKARYHDEKRIIKDILKDKNFLVEVNTSFEDFGTVISSDKRATTLDAGNIKLAFNSLLEKAEAREREREKEEARKMKRKEATFKSMLKQATPALEPEATWEGVRERFLKDSAFEDVTLESERKRIFKDFIHVLEHECQHHHSKTKKHSKKSKKHHRKRSRSRSGSESEGEDDYHTKKKKRSQSKSPSERSSSGESDRSYKKSKKHKKKGKKRRHKSQSPESEGERKEKGGRERDGKREKDQEKEKENDKSRGKSRSESKQKSPKRKSTKEEGGWDTSGSELSEGELEKRRRTLLEQLDAP, via the exons TCTTCAGATGGTAATAATGGCCAGAGCCAAGCACCTTCTTTTGCTGGGGTCCCACCCTCAGGAATGCCACCGCCTTTT ATGGGACCACCAGGAATGCTGCCTCATTACCCACCAATGGGAATGCCACCCATGGGACAGAGGCCTCCCAACATGGCTCCCATGCCACCTGGAATGATGCCACCTGGCATGATGCCACCAATGGGAGGGCCACCGATGGGACAG ATGCCAGGCATGATGCCACCAATGATGCCCGGGATGATGATGCCACCTCGCATGCCAGCTGCGACGATGCAGCCAACAGGACCG CCTGGAGTGGACACAGCTG TCACCGCTGTGCCTGGAACAGTT GGTACCACAAATGGCTCGCCACAGGATGACCAACCAAAGAAT AAGTCTGTGTGGACAGAACATAAGTCTCTGGATGGGAagacctactactacaacacagagACTAAGCAGTCTTCCTGGGAAAAGCCTGACGACCTGAAATCTCCTGCAGAA CAAATGCTGTCTAAATGCCCATGGAAGGAGTATAAATCAGACAATGGGAAGGCGTACTACTACAACTCCCAGACTAAGGAGTCCCGGTGGACCAAACCCAAAGAGCTTGAAGATCTGGAAG cCATGATAAAAGCTGAGGAGAATGG GATGTCGGAGGTAGGCGCTCCTGGCACTGTCATCACCCCCACCCTTCAGCTCGACAGCGCTGTTGCAATGGCAACCATGATGATGGAAATGCCGGCCATGATGCCAGCTACAACCGTCTCAGTGGAACAGATGTCCCTGGTGCCCATGCATGTAGCTGAGGTCAACACTGACTCGCCTGTCAACTCCACAGAGGACGTGGCCGGCGTGGAGGTCTCAGCCAG TAATGACGCCTCAAAAGAGGAGAGGCCAGAGCTAGTGAAGAAAACATACAAGTGGAACACGAAAGAAGAGGCCAAGCAGGCCTTCAAAGAGCTCCTGAAGGAGAAG GGCGTTTCATCCAATGCGTCTTGGGAACAAGCCATGAAAATGATCATCAATGACCCACGCTACAG TGCTCTGCCGAAACTAAGTGAGAAAAAGCAGGCCTTCAATGCTTACAAGGTGCAGacggagaaagaggagaaagaggaggctAGGATCAAGTACAAGGAGTCCAAGGAAACGTATCAGCGATTTTTGGAAAGTCACGAGAAAATGACATCTACCACCAGATACAA GAAAGCAGAGCAGATGTTTGCGGAGCTAGATGTGTGGAGCACCGTCCCAGAGAGGGACAGACTGGAGATCTATGAAGACGTCCTGTTCTACCTAGCCAAGAAGGAGAAG GAGCAAGCCAAGCAGCTGAGGAAGAGGAACTGGGAGGCTCTGAAGAACATCCTGGACAACATGGCCAATGTGACGTACCGCACCACCTGGTCCGAGGCCCAGCAGTACCTGTTGGACAACCCCACCTTCGCAGAGGACGAGGAGCTCCAGA ACATGGACAAAGAGGACGCTCTGATCTGTTTCGAGGAGCACATCCGAGCgctggagaaggaggaggaggatgagaagcAGAAGACACtgctgagggagaggaggagacagcgcAAGAACAgagagtccttccag AAATTCCTGGACGAGCTCCATGACAACGGTCAGCTCCACTCCATGTCTGCCTGGATGGAGATGTACCCCACCGTCAGCTCCGACATCCGCTTCGCCAACATGCTGGGCCAGCCAG TTTATGGTGTCTATTCTGCAGGCTCCACTCCCCTCGATCTGTTCAAGTTCTACGTGGAAGACCTGAAGGCTCGCTACCACGACGAGAAGAGGATCATCAAGGATATCCTGAAG GACAAAAACTTCTTGGTCGAGGTCAACACTAGCTTTGAAGACTTTGGCACTGTGATTAGCTCAGACAAGAGAGCCACGACGCTAGACGCAGGCAACATCAAGCTAGCCTTCAACAGC TTGCTGGAGAAGGCGGAGGCTcgggagagggagcgggagaaggAGGAGGCCAGGAAGATGAAGAGGAAAGAGGCTACCTTCAAGAGCATGTTGAAGCAGGCCACCCCGGCCCTGGAACCAGAGGCTACCTGGGAAGGA GTCCGAGAAAGATTCCTCAAAGACTCTGCATTCGAAGACGTGACTCTCGAGTCTGAGAGGAAAAGGATATTCAAGGACTTCATACATGTCTTAGAG CACGAGTGCCAGCATCATCACTCCAAGACCAAGAAACACTCCAAGAAGTCCAAGAAGCACCACAGGAAGCGCTCCCGCTCTCGATCG GGCTCAGAGTCTGAAGGTGAAGACGATTATCACACCAAGAAGAAGAAGCGCTCACAGTCCAAGTCCCCGTCCGAGCGCTCCTCCAGCGGGGAATCTG ACAGAAGTTATAAGAAGTCCAAGAAGCACAAGAAGAAGGGGAAGAAGAGGCGTCACAAGTCG CAATCTCCTGAATCTGAAGGCGAACGGAAagagaagggaggaagagagcgggaCGGCAAGCGGGAGAAGgaccaggagaaagagaaggagaacgACAAGTCCCGGGGGAAGAGTCGCTCCGAATCCAAGCAGAAGTCACCTAAAAGGAAATCTACCAAGGAGGAG GGTGGCTGGGACACATCAGGCAGCGAGCTGAGTGAAGGAGagctggagaagaggaggagaactcTACTGGAACAGCTGGATGCTCCTTGA
- the LOC121536680 gene encoding pre-mRNA-processing factor 40 homolog A-like isoform X2, protein MSSDGNNGQSQAPSFAGVPPSGMPPPFMGPPGMLPHYPPMGMPPMGQRPPNMAPMPPGMMPPGMMPPMGGPPMGQMPGMMPPMMPGMMMPPRMPAATMQPTGPPGVDTAVTAVPGTVGTTNGSPQDDQPKNKSVWTEHKSLDGKTYYYNTETKQSSWEKPDDLKSPAEQMLSKCPWKEYKSDNGKAYYYNSQTKESRWTKPKELEDLEAMIKAEENGMSEVGAPGTVITPTLQLDSAVAMATMMMEMPAMMPATTVSVEQMSLVPMHVAEVNTDSPVNSTEDVAGVEVSASNDASKEERPELVKKTYKWNTKEEAKQAFKELLKEKGVSSNASWEQAMKMIINDPRYSALPKLSEKKQAFNAYKVQTEKEEKEEARIKYKESKETYQRFLESHEKMTSTTRYKKAEQMFAELDVWSTVPERDRLEIYEDVLFYLAKKEKEQAKQLRKRNWEALKNILDNMANVTYRTTWSEAQQYLLDNPTFAEDEELQNMDKEDALICFEEHIRALEKEEEDEKQKTLLRERRRQRKNRESFQKFLDELHDNGQLHSMSAWMEMYPTVSSDIRFANMLGQPGSTPLDLFKFYVEDLKARYHDEKRIIKDILKDKNFLVEVNTSFEDFGTVISSDKRATTLDAGNIKLAFNSLLEKAEAREREREKEEARKMKRKEATFKSMLKQATPALEPEATWEGVRERFLKDSAFEDVTLESERKRIFKDFIHVLEHECQHHHSKTKKHSKKSKKHHRKRSRSRSGSESEGEDDYHTKKKKRSQSKSPSERSSSGESDRSYKKSKKHKKKGKKRRHKSQSPESEGERKEKGGRERDGKREKDQEKEKENDKSRGKSRSESKQKSPKRKSTKEEGGWDTSGSELSEGELEKRRRTLLEQLDAP, encoded by the exons TCTTCAGATGGTAATAATGGCCAGAGCCAAGCACCTTCTTTTGCTGGGGTCCCACCCTCAGGAATGCCACCGCCTTTT ATGGGACCACCAGGAATGCTGCCTCATTACCCACCAATGGGAATGCCACCCATGGGACAGAGGCCTCCCAACATGGCTCCCATGCCACCTGGAATGATGCCACCTGGCATGATGCCACCAATGGGAGGGCCACCGATGGGACAG ATGCCAGGCATGATGCCACCAATGATGCCCGGGATGATGATGCCACCTCGCATGCCAGCTGCGACGATGCAGCCAACAGGACCG CCTGGAGTGGACACAGCTG TCACCGCTGTGCCTGGAACAGTT GGTACCACAAATGGCTCGCCACAGGATGACCAACCAAAGAAT AAGTCTGTGTGGACAGAACATAAGTCTCTGGATGGGAagacctactactacaacacagagACTAAGCAGTCTTCCTGGGAAAAGCCTGACGACCTGAAATCTCCTGCAGAA CAAATGCTGTCTAAATGCCCATGGAAGGAGTATAAATCAGACAATGGGAAGGCGTACTACTACAACTCCCAGACTAAGGAGTCCCGGTGGACCAAACCCAAAGAGCTTGAAGATCTGGAAG cCATGATAAAAGCTGAGGAGAATGG GATGTCGGAGGTAGGCGCTCCTGGCACTGTCATCACCCCCACCCTTCAGCTCGACAGCGCTGTTGCAATGGCAACCATGATGATGGAAATGCCGGCCATGATGCCAGCTACAACCGTCTCAGTGGAACAGATGTCCCTGGTGCCCATGCATGTAGCTGAGGTCAACACTGACTCGCCTGTCAACTCCACAGAGGACGTGGCCGGCGTGGAGGTCTCAGCCAG TAATGACGCCTCAAAAGAGGAGAGGCCAGAGCTAGTGAAGAAAACATACAAGTGGAACACGAAAGAAGAGGCCAAGCAGGCCTTCAAAGAGCTCCTGAAGGAGAAG GGCGTTTCATCCAATGCGTCTTGGGAACAAGCCATGAAAATGATCATCAATGACCCACGCTACAG TGCTCTGCCGAAACTAAGTGAGAAAAAGCAGGCCTTCAATGCTTACAAGGTGCAGacggagaaagaggagaaagaggaggctAGGATCAAGTACAAGGAGTCCAAGGAAACGTATCAGCGATTTTTGGAAAGTCACGAGAAAATGACATCTACCACCAGATACAA GAAAGCAGAGCAGATGTTTGCGGAGCTAGATGTGTGGAGCACCGTCCCAGAGAGGGACAGACTGGAGATCTATGAAGACGTCCTGTTCTACCTAGCCAAGAAGGAGAAG GAGCAAGCCAAGCAGCTGAGGAAGAGGAACTGGGAGGCTCTGAAGAACATCCTGGACAACATGGCCAATGTGACGTACCGCACCACCTGGTCCGAGGCCCAGCAGTACCTGTTGGACAACCCCACCTTCGCAGAGGACGAGGAGCTCCAGA ACATGGACAAAGAGGACGCTCTGATCTGTTTCGAGGAGCACATCCGAGCgctggagaaggaggaggaggatgagaagcAGAAGACACtgctgagggagaggaggagacagcgcAAGAACAgagagtccttccag AAATTCCTGGACGAGCTCCATGACAACGGTCAGCTCCACTCCATGTCTGCCTGGATGGAGATGTACCCCACCGTCAGCTCCGACATCCGCTTCGCCAACATGCTGGGCCAGCCAG GCTCCACTCCCCTCGATCTGTTCAAGTTCTACGTGGAAGACCTGAAGGCTCGCTACCACGACGAGAAGAGGATCATCAAGGATATCCTGAAG GACAAAAACTTCTTGGTCGAGGTCAACACTAGCTTTGAAGACTTTGGCACTGTGATTAGCTCAGACAAGAGAGCCACGACGCTAGACGCAGGCAACATCAAGCTAGCCTTCAACAGC TTGCTGGAGAAGGCGGAGGCTcgggagagggagcgggagaaggAGGAGGCCAGGAAGATGAAGAGGAAAGAGGCTACCTTCAAGAGCATGTTGAAGCAGGCCACCCCGGCCCTGGAACCAGAGGCTACCTGGGAAGGA GTCCGAGAAAGATTCCTCAAAGACTCTGCATTCGAAGACGTGACTCTCGAGTCTGAGAGGAAAAGGATATTCAAGGACTTCATACATGTCTTAGAG CACGAGTGCCAGCATCATCACTCCAAGACCAAGAAACACTCCAAGAAGTCCAAGAAGCACCACAGGAAGCGCTCCCGCTCTCGATCG GGCTCAGAGTCTGAAGGTGAAGACGATTATCACACCAAGAAGAAGAAGCGCTCACAGTCCAAGTCCCCGTCCGAGCGCTCCTCCAGCGGGGAATCTG ACAGAAGTTATAAGAAGTCCAAGAAGCACAAGAAGAAGGGGAAGAAGAGGCGTCACAAGTCG CAATCTCCTGAATCTGAAGGCGAACGGAAagagaagggaggaagagagcgggaCGGCAAGCGGGAGAAGgaccaggagaaagagaaggagaacgACAAGTCCCGGGGGAAGAGTCGCTCCGAATCCAAGCAGAAGTCACCTAAAAGGAAATCTACCAAGGAGGAG GGTGGCTGGGACACATCAGGCAGCGAGCTGAGTGAAGGAGagctggagaagaggaggagaactcTACTGGAACAGCTGGATGCTCCTTGA
- the LOC121536680 gene encoding pre-mRNA-processing factor 40 homolog A-like isoform X3 — protein MMGPPGMLPHYPPMGMPPMGQRPPNMAPMPPGMMPPGMMPPMGGPPMGQMPGMMPPMMPGMMMPPRMPAATMQPTGPPGVDTAVTAVPGTVGTTNGSPQDDQPKNKSVWTEHKSLDGKTYYYNTETKQSSWEKPDDLKSPAEQMLSKCPWKEYKSDNGKAYYYNSQTKESRWTKPKELEDLEAMIKAEENGMSEVGAPGTVITPTLQLDSAVAMATMMMEMPAMMPATTVSVEQMSLVPMHVAEVNTDSPVNSTEDVAGVEVSASNDASKEERPELVKKTYKWNTKEEAKQAFKELLKEKGVSSNASWEQAMKMIINDPRYSALPKLSEKKQAFNAYKVQTEKEEKEEARIKYKESKETYQRFLESHEKMTSTTRYKKAEQMFAELDVWSTVPERDRLEIYEDVLFYLAKKEKEQAKQLRKRNWEALKNILDNMANVTYRTTWSEAQQYLLDNPTFAEDEELQNMDKEDALICFEEHIRALEKEEEDEKQKTLLRERRRQRKNRESFQKFLDELHDNGQLHSMSAWMEMYPTVSSDIRFANMLGQPVYGVYSAGSTPLDLFKFYVEDLKARYHDEKRIIKDILKDKNFLVEVNTSFEDFGTVISSDKRATTLDAGNIKLAFNSLLEKAEAREREREKEEARKMKRKEATFKSMLKQATPALEPEATWEGVRERFLKDSAFEDVTLESERKRIFKDFIHVLEHECQHHHSKTKKHSKKSKKHHRKRSRSRSGSESEGEDDYHTKKKKRSQSKSPSERSSSGESDRSYKKSKKHKKKGKKRRHKSQSPESEGERKEKGGRERDGKREKDQEKEKENDKSRGKSRSESKQKSPKRKSTKEEGGWDTSGSELSEGELEKRRRTLLEQLDAP, from the exons ATGGGACCACCAGGAATGCTGCCTCATTACCCACCAATGGGAATGCCACCCATGGGACAGAGGCCTCCCAACATGGCTCCCATGCCACCTGGAATGATGCCACCTGGCATGATGCCACCAATGGGAGGGCCACCGATGGGACAG ATGCCAGGCATGATGCCACCAATGATGCCCGGGATGATGATGCCACCTCGCATGCCAGCTGCGACGATGCAGCCAACAGGACCG CCTGGAGTGGACACAGCTG TCACCGCTGTGCCTGGAACAGTT GGTACCACAAATGGCTCGCCACAGGATGACCAACCAAAGAAT AAGTCTGTGTGGACAGAACATAAGTCTCTGGATGGGAagacctactactacaacacagagACTAAGCAGTCTTCCTGGGAAAAGCCTGACGACCTGAAATCTCCTGCAGAA CAAATGCTGTCTAAATGCCCATGGAAGGAGTATAAATCAGACAATGGGAAGGCGTACTACTACAACTCCCAGACTAAGGAGTCCCGGTGGACCAAACCCAAAGAGCTTGAAGATCTGGAAG cCATGATAAAAGCTGAGGAGAATGG GATGTCGGAGGTAGGCGCTCCTGGCACTGTCATCACCCCCACCCTTCAGCTCGACAGCGCTGTTGCAATGGCAACCATGATGATGGAAATGCCGGCCATGATGCCAGCTACAACCGTCTCAGTGGAACAGATGTCCCTGGTGCCCATGCATGTAGCTGAGGTCAACACTGACTCGCCTGTCAACTCCACAGAGGACGTGGCCGGCGTGGAGGTCTCAGCCAG TAATGACGCCTCAAAAGAGGAGAGGCCAGAGCTAGTGAAGAAAACATACAAGTGGAACACGAAAGAAGAGGCCAAGCAGGCCTTCAAAGAGCTCCTGAAGGAGAAG GGCGTTTCATCCAATGCGTCTTGGGAACAAGCCATGAAAATGATCATCAATGACCCACGCTACAG TGCTCTGCCGAAACTAAGTGAGAAAAAGCAGGCCTTCAATGCTTACAAGGTGCAGacggagaaagaggagaaagaggaggctAGGATCAAGTACAAGGAGTCCAAGGAAACGTATCAGCGATTTTTGGAAAGTCACGAGAAAATGACATCTACCACCAGATACAA GAAAGCAGAGCAGATGTTTGCGGAGCTAGATGTGTGGAGCACCGTCCCAGAGAGGGACAGACTGGAGATCTATGAAGACGTCCTGTTCTACCTAGCCAAGAAGGAGAAG GAGCAAGCCAAGCAGCTGAGGAAGAGGAACTGGGAGGCTCTGAAGAACATCCTGGACAACATGGCCAATGTGACGTACCGCACCACCTGGTCCGAGGCCCAGCAGTACCTGTTGGACAACCCCACCTTCGCAGAGGACGAGGAGCTCCAGA ACATGGACAAAGAGGACGCTCTGATCTGTTTCGAGGAGCACATCCGAGCgctggagaaggaggaggaggatgagaagcAGAAGACACtgctgagggagaggaggagacagcgcAAGAACAgagagtccttccag AAATTCCTGGACGAGCTCCATGACAACGGTCAGCTCCACTCCATGTCTGCCTGGATGGAGATGTACCCCACCGTCAGCTCCGACATCCGCTTCGCCAACATGCTGGGCCAGCCAG TTTATGGTGTCTATTCTGCAGGCTCCACTCCCCTCGATCTGTTCAAGTTCTACGTGGAAGACCTGAAGGCTCGCTACCACGACGAGAAGAGGATCATCAAGGATATCCTGAAG GACAAAAACTTCTTGGTCGAGGTCAACACTAGCTTTGAAGACTTTGGCACTGTGATTAGCTCAGACAAGAGAGCCACGACGCTAGACGCAGGCAACATCAAGCTAGCCTTCAACAGC TTGCTGGAGAAGGCGGAGGCTcgggagagggagcgggagaaggAGGAGGCCAGGAAGATGAAGAGGAAAGAGGCTACCTTCAAGAGCATGTTGAAGCAGGCCACCCCGGCCCTGGAACCAGAGGCTACCTGGGAAGGA GTCCGAGAAAGATTCCTCAAAGACTCTGCATTCGAAGACGTGACTCTCGAGTCTGAGAGGAAAAGGATATTCAAGGACTTCATACATGTCTTAGAG CACGAGTGCCAGCATCATCACTCCAAGACCAAGAAACACTCCAAGAAGTCCAAGAAGCACCACAGGAAGCGCTCCCGCTCTCGATCG GGCTCAGAGTCTGAAGGTGAAGACGATTATCACACCAAGAAGAAGAAGCGCTCACAGTCCAAGTCCCCGTCCGAGCGCTCCTCCAGCGGGGAATCTG ACAGAAGTTATAAGAAGTCCAAGAAGCACAAGAAGAAGGGGAAGAAGAGGCGTCACAAGTCG CAATCTCCTGAATCTGAAGGCGAACGGAAagagaagggaggaagagagcgggaCGGCAAGCGGGAGAAGgaccaggagaaagagaaggagaacgACAAGTCCCGGGGGAAGAGTCGCTCCGAATCCAAGCAGAAGTCACCTAAAAGGAAATCTACCAAGGAGGAG GGTGGCTGGGACACATCAGGCAGCGAGCTGAGTGAAGGAGagctggagaagaggaggagaactcTACTGGAACAGCTGGATGCTCCTTGA